The sequence CTCGCCGGGAAACGTCACCGTGCTCGGCTCCAGGCGGAGCCAGCCCCGGCCTGCCGCCGGGTTTCGGGGATCGCCCGTCAGCTCGGCTTCGAGCGTGGCCCGGCCATCGAAGGCCGGGGCCCGGCCGGCGGCCTGCTCCAGCTCGGCCACGGAGACCCGGACCAGGCGCGCCCGGATGCGCGTCTGCGACAACTGCTCGGGCCGCAGGGTCAGCGAGGCGCGCACCTCGCCTCCGAGCGCCTGGGCCCGCAGCTCGCTCACCACCAGCCCGCCGTCGCTCCAGCGACCTTCGGCCGCGACCTGCCGGGCGCGGACGCCGCGCACAGTGACGTCGGCGGCGGTCGTCTTCGCCGTCACGACGACCCCGGGCAAGGCGCCGCGCACGGTCGCGCGCACGTCGGCCATGCCCTCGACGGGCAGCGTGGTCCCCGCACGCGAGGCCAGGCGGGCCAGAGGCAACTGCCCGTCCACGCGGAGAGCCAGCTCGGGACGCGTGAACAGCGACGCCAGCTCCCCGTCCAGCCGCACCTGGCCGCCCTGCCAGCGCGCGCTCAGGCGCCGCAGGACCAGACGATCGGCGTCGAGGCGTCCACCGACCTCGAGAGCGTCCACCACCTCGTCGAGCCCGGACGCGACCACGCGAACGCGCTCCGCCTGGCCGACCACGTCCAGCCCGCCGGCGGCCGGCCGGACTGTGACCGTGGCGCGTTCGACCACGACCCGCCGTCCGGTGGCCGGCTCCTGATAGTCCAACGCGAGGCGGTCGACGACGACGGCCTGGATGAAGGCGGTCACCGGGCCCAGGCCGATTCGGTCCGGAATGGCGATCGGCTGCATCGCGCCGGCCGTTCCCGCGGCGACGTAGCGGACGTCGACCTCGCTGAGCTCGATGCGCGAGAGCACGAGCTCCCGCCGCCAGAGGCTGCTGATCCCCACGTGCAGCGTGATCCGAGCGATCTCGAGCAGCGTCCCCGCCTGCCAGGTGTCGCCGGCGGCCACGGCGACCCCCTCGAGCGCCAGCCGGCCCAGCCACGGCTGCAGCGCCACGCGCTCCACGCGCACGGGGCGCTGCAGGGCGGAGGCGAGCCCCGCTTCGATGCGCTCCCGGGTGATCTCCGGGCCGTACGTGCGGACGAACCACCAGCCGGCGGCTGTCGCGAGCACGACGAGGACCAGCAGGAAGGTTGCGGAGACGAGGAGCCAACGCCGGCGGGTCGCAGCCATAGGGGTCAGGGTAACAGCACAGGCGCAGACGGCGCCGGTTCAGCCGCTCTGGGGGTGAGTGGGATGCCGACGGCGGACTCGCGCCTGAACATCGCGCACGACGCCGTCGCGCAGGGCGATCTCGACCTCGTGGTCCTCGACGTCCCAGCTCTTCACGGTGGCCAACCAGCCGAAGGTGCGGCGGCGGTGCGGCACCGTGCGTCGGCCGCGGAAGATCAGCGTCTTGCCCTCCGGATCGTCCAGCCGCTCGTGCTCTTCCGGCGGCCCACCGATCAGACGAGTCAGCTCGGAATACGTCGTCTCCCCGGGGATGATGCGGGCCAGCGTCTCGCGAGGAATCAGGACGCCGCTCTGCCGGCCCGGCTCGGCTGGGCCCACGTGCACGCGCGACGACAGCACCCTGCCGGCACGCTCGGCCAGCCCGCGGACTATGACGGCGGCGACGTTACCGAGCACGAAGAACAGGACGGGGATGAGAATGGGAGCCCACGCCTGCACGCCCGTGAGGTAGCCGAACTGGAGGTTGAGCACCTGGGGGCTCAGCCCCTCCTCGTAGTCCAGGAAGACCGAGACGACCTCGGTGTTGTCCAGCGACTGGCTGAGCCGGCGCCCGGCCGAGGGCGGCGCCATCTCCTCGATCCGCAGGCGGTCGGCGGCGGAGAAGTTGATCACGAGCTGCGAGGGGTCTTCGCTGAGCCGGATCCGGCGGTCCCGGTTCCAGAAGTAGAGCGGGAACACCGCGCCGTGCCGCACGTCGTTGAAGCCGAGCGTGATGCGGTGCCGGGCTCCCCACAGGACGCGCTCGACCCACGTCGCCGGCTTGGTCTTGATGAGACCCTGCGCCGTGAGGCGGAGGTCGATGAGCCAGACGCGGTTGACGACCTGTGGGGTCCAGGGAATGCGGACCCACGTGGCCGGCGCGGTCAGCCCCTGCGCGCCGGACGTGCCGACGAAGGTGACGTACGGCGCGCCTCCGGAGACGAGGATGGCCTGTCCCGTGCTCAGCTCTCCCTCGCCGGAGACCTGGTAGAGATGCCGGGCGAACAGGGGCAGCCGACCCTGATCGATGACGGAGAATCCCTGGGCCTCGACGAACCGAGCCAGGGCCGGCTCGGGTGGACCGAGATCGCTCTCCCCGGTGACGGCGCCCGGCCAGACGAAGAACAGGTCCTGCTCCAGCCCCACGGCGCTCTGCGTGGGCGGCACCGCCACGGTGAAGAGGACGTCGACGACGACGTCGCCGAGCGCGGGCGTCACCGCGGCCCGCACGAACAGCGGTCCGATCCGGAACTCGGGGTTGGGCCGCGTGGCGAAGAAGAGCTGGGCTGCGGCTGGCGCCGGAGCGGCCGCCAGCAGCAGCCCGGCGATGACGGCCAGGCGGAGCAGCAGCCGTCGCGTCGCTTGACAGGGCCGATCGTTTCTCATACGGTGAGCGCAGTTTTGACGCATCGTACAGTCTCGCCCCACCGATGGACAGACCCCGCGCCGATGCCGTCATGACGACCAGCCCGGTGACGTACGACACCCACGCCGGCGTGGCGCGGATCACGCTGAATCGCCCGAGCGTCCTCAATGCCCTGGACGCCGAGCTGTCCCTGGCCCTCGCCGATCACGCCGCCGCGGCGGCGGCCGACCGTGCCGTCGGGCTCGTGATCGTCCGGGGCGCTGGCCGCGCGTTCTGCTCGGGTATCGATCGCACTGCGCTGGCCGAGGGACGCATCGATGAGGCGTTCTACCGCCACTGGATCCGCGCGCTGAACACCCTGGAGGACATGCCCAAGCTGGTGCTGGCCGTGCTGCACGGCTACTGTCTGGGCGGGGGATTGCAGCTCGCTCTGGCCTGCGATCTGCGCCTGGCGACCGACGACGCGATCATCGGCCTGGGGGCGACGCGTCACGGCCTCATCCCCGACGGGGCCGTGCTGCGGCTAGCCAGGGTAGTGGGGCTCGGCCGGGCCAAGGAGCTGGCGCTGCTGAACGACACGGTGCCGCCGGCCGAGGCGCGAGGCATGGGGCTGCTCAACTGGGTTTGTCCCGCCGCCGACCTGGATGGCACTGTGGAGCAGGTTGTGGCCAAGAGCCGGAGCGCCTCCCCCACGGCGGTCGGCCACACCAAGCGCCTCCTCCACGAATCGTTCCACTCCGATCCCCGGGCGATGATCGAGGCGCTCGTCCGGGCCCAGGACGATTGCATGACCTCCTGGGAGATCGCGGAGGCCAACCGGGCCTGGCAGGAAAAGCGGGAGGCGGTCTTCTATCCGCGGCCCGTCGGCCGCCCCCGTTGAGTCGACGGCCGGCCCGGGCGCCATTCGAACGCTCGCACCAATAATTAACACTCCGTATTCACGTTTCCTGGGGGCGACGTCATTCGAACCTGGGTGGCAACCCCGACGGCTCGGCGTTCTTCGGCATGGTCTTCGTCCCCGACGGGGCGGAAGGCCATCCCGACGACCCGATCGATCGGCCCCGTGTACACTGCCCGCCGGATGCCGCCAGCCAGCGCTCCGCCCACCGCCCTGGCCACCGAGATCCGTGCCGGGATCACGACGTTCATGGTCATGGCCTACATCATCTTCGTGAACCCCCTGATCCTGGGCTTCGCCAACGTGCCCGGCCTGGAGGGCCGCGGACTGCCATTTGCCGCCACCCTGACCGTCACCTGCTTCACGGCGGGCGTGCTGTCGATCGCGATGGGCCTCTTCACCAACTATCCGCTGGCGATGGCCCCGGGGATGGGTCTCAACGCGGTGGTGGCCTTCGAGCTGGTCGCCGGGCGTGGCCTGACCTGGCCGCAGGCCATGACCGTGGTGTTCCTGGAAGGCGTGGTCATCACCATCCTGGTCCTCACGCGGTTCCGCGAAGCGATGATGAACGCCGTCCCGCTGGCTCTCAAGCGGGCCATCAGCGTGGGCATCGGGCTGTTCATCGCCTTCATCGGCTTCTTCACCTCGGGCTTCGTCGTCAAGCCCGCGGCGGGACCGCTCCCCGTCGGGCTCGGCTCCCTGACCGGGCTGCCGACGGCCGTGTTCCTGGCGGGGTTCGTCCTGACGGCGTGGCTGCTCGCCCGCCGCGTGCAGGGCGCGTTGCTCATCGGCATCCTGGGCACCACGGTCCTGGCCATCGCGCTCAACGGCCTGGTGGCCGGCTGGCAGGGCTTTCCCACGCCGGGCGCCGCGACCCTGCCGGCGGCCATCGTGCAGCTTCCGGATTTCTCGACCTTCGGACGTCTGGATTTCGGGCTCGTCGCCAGGCTCGGCGTGCTGACCGCGGTGCTGGTGGTCTTCTCCGTCATGCTGAGCGACTTCTTCGACACGATGGGCACCATCATCGGCGTGGGTGGCAAGGGCGGGTACCTGGACAGCGAGGGACGCCTGCCGCGAGTCAACCGGGTTCTGCTCGTGGATTCCCTGGGGGCGATATTCGGCGGCTACGCCAACGCCAGCAGCAACACCACCTACGTCGAGAGCGCGGCCGGCGTGGCGGAAGGGGCACGGACCGGCGCCGCGGCCGTCGTGGTCGGTGTGCTCTTTCTCCTGGCGATGTTCTTCTCACCCCTGGCGGCGGTGATCCCCGCCCAGGCCACTGCGCCGGCGTTGATCCTGGCCGGCTTCTACATGATGACCGTCGCTCGCGAGATCGTCTGGGACGACTACGAGGAGGCCGTGCCCGCCTTCGTCACGATGCTGGCCATGCCCTTCACGTGGTCGATCACCAACGGCATTGGCGCGGGGTTCGTGACGTACGTGGCCATCAAGGTGCTGAGCGGCCGCGGCGGCCAGGTGCACTGGATGCTCTACCTGGCCTCGGCCGCCTTCCTCGTCTACTTCGCGCTACCCGGGCTCGAGTAGATACTGCCCTGAGCCCTCACGCTGCAGGCGGCTCGCTTCCCCGGATGCGCTGCCACAGGCGCCGGCACTCCGCCGGCAGCGCTTCGAGCGTCGCCTCGACCTCGCCGATGAGCGTGGCGCCCCCCGGGCCGGCGAGGAGTTGCTCGATATCCCAGGCGTCCTGGGGCCCCCCGGCGTAGAGCTTCAGCAAGATCAGGTCAGCCGCGGACGCCACGGGAACGGCCACGCCTTCGATCGCGGCCGGCCGGGACCGCGGGAAGATCTGCGCCTGCCAGGAACTCTGGCCAACGACCACGTCGATCGGATGCTCGCGCGGGGCGCTGACCCTGACGACGCCGGCCAGCGGGTCCTGGCTATCGCCGCGTTCTATTCGGACCTTCACGCCGGCATCCTGGAGCCCCTGCCAGGTCTGGGGGTTCAGGACGTCCGCGAGGACGGTGAAGAGGTCCAGATCGCGGGTCGAGCGACTGACGCCGTGTACCGCCATCGCCGCGGCCCCGATGACGGCGAAGGGGATCCGCCGCTGTTGCAGTAGCGCGGCGACTCGCGCGAGCAGCGTCAGCCGATCAGCTCCTCGATCGCGCGGCTGCGCCGCCGCCCGGCCTGCCGGCGACGTTCCAGGATCCGCGTCGCGTCCTCGGGCGACAGCGGGGGGTCATGGGCTCGGCGAAAGCTGTCCAGGTCGCGGGCGCCGAGAGCGAGGGAGAGCGCGAGCCGGTCGGCAGGCGGGAGCGCCAGCACCGTCTCACGCGTTTCGATTCGCAGGCGATCGACCACGCTCGGCATTACCGCCGACTATAGCAGGTCCACAGAGCGGACGTCCCGGCTAGGGCGTGAGGTCCATGGCCTCCACGATGCGGGAGAACGGCAGCTTGGCGCGCTCGTTCAGCTCCTTGACGGCCTGCTGGCTCGGCGCCTCGAACAGGCACATGCAGCGCCCCTCGCCCGGGACGAACGTGCTCCGGATGTAGCGCACAGCCTGGCCTTGCGAGCTCATGTCCTTGCCGGTCTGGATGGCCGCCTTCTGAGCCGTGGCGAGCTGGTCCATCGTGATGCCCTTGAGGTCGCGCTCGACCATGTACACCGCCATACTCCCCCTCCTTCGTCGATGTGCCCCGAACGTCGCGTCCTTGACCTATCACGATCGCCTGAGCCGGTCAAACCGCCGCTAGCACGGAGCGCTCCGGGCTAGCGGCTGGCGTCGTTGAGAATGGTGCGCAACGCGGGGGCGATGGTGGCGCGCGCCGGACGCACGTGGTCGGGGCCGTAGTGTTCGAGGAGCCCCTGGCACAGCAGGGGCAAGGCGATCGTGAAGTCGGTGAAGACCATGACGTTCAGCCCGGCCGGCGACTCCTTGCCCCACGAGATGCACTCCGAGGCGACGCTGGCCCCGCCCAGCCCGCCGAACACGGTGTTGTCGGTAGTGATCTGGATGGCGGCCAGGTGGGGGCTGGTCCCGTGGCCCCGGATCGCGCACACGCTGGTGGCGGTGATCTGGATGAAGTCCTTGGGCACACCGCCGCCCAGGAAAATCGCGGCCGTCCCCAGCCCGGGTTGCATGAAGCGCTCCATCATGGCCAGGGCGATCTCGTAGTCCTTGAAGAAGTCCGCCACGGGGCCCTTGGCTTTCGCCGTCCGGTACCCTTCGGAGAGCGGCCCGTCCACGGCAGCCGGCAGGAACAGCGGCACGCCATGACGCGCGCAAGTGGCCGCGATCGCTCCGCTAAGCCCCTGATCGTCCAACCACTGGCCGAACTCGTACATCAGGCGCACGGCGGGAATCGTGGAGCGCGGCCAGCGGTGGGCCAGGTGCTCGAAGAAGTCGGCGGTGAAGTCCTCCATGGCGTCGTAGTCGCTCGCGCTGACCACATGGTCGTAGAAGCGGTAGAGCCGCCGCTCCAGCAGCGCGGCGTCGTCCACGTGTTCGGGATCCACCTGATAGAACCGGCTCGCGCGCTGCTCGAGCAGATCCTCCGTCACATTGGCCGCGGTCGACACGACCAGGTCGACGTAGCCGCGCTCGACCAGCCAGGCCACCAGGGGCCCGAGGCCGGCGCTCGACATCGAGCCGGCCAGCCCGATGGCGATGAGGCCGTGCCCGTCGATGATGCGCTGCCAGACCTCGAAGGCTTCCCCCAGCTTGCGTCCCTGGAAGGCCGACTGGCGCATGCGGCCCAGCAGCGCGCTCACCGTTCCGGCCTGCCCGTCCACCTCCACCAGCCGCATCGGGGCCCGGATCGGTCCGGGGGCCCCTCTCGATCCGTCGCTCATGCATTCCTCGCAAGGTGTGATCGCCTCGGCTCGGCCTCCGCAGTTTAGACTGTGACCGGGCCGACGGTCGAGCGAGGATCGCGATGGACTACGATGCCATGGCCACAACCTATGAATCCCTCGAGCCGTGGTACGAGCATCTCTACGACACCCTGCACGCCATCGTGCGCGCCGAGCTGACGCCGCCAGGCGAGCCTCGCGGCCGCGCCCTGGACGCCGGCTGCGGCACCGGCTTCCAGGCCGCCGTGCTGGCCTCGCTCGGCTATCGCACCCACGGCCTCGACGTCTCCGCCGGGTTGCTGGCGGTGGCCCGGCGCCGCCGGCCGTCGATCGTGCTCGCCCGCGGCGACATCGAGTCGCTGCCGTACGCGAGGGAGACCTTCGACGCCGTCACGTGCTGCGGCAGCACGCTGTCGTACGTCCACGCTCCGGCGCGGGCGCTGGCCGAGATCGGCCGCGTGCTCCGTCCGGAAGGCTTGCTGCTACTGGAGTGCGAGCACCGCTGGAGCCTCGATCTGCTCTGGGAGGCCATCAGCAGCCTGACGGGTGATTCTCTGGGTTACGGCCTGCACCCCCGCGACGTGTGGCGCCACCTCGGCGCGCGAGGGGAGGCGGGATGTCGCCTCCCGTATCCCGGCTACGGCACGATCCGGCTCTTCAGCGTCAGGGAGATCCGCGCGTGGCTCGATGCGGCCGGGCTGGAGCCGGTGGGGATGTGGGGCATTCACGTGCTGACGAACGTCATCCCATCCACCGTGCTCCACCGCCAGCGCCTGGCCGGCCCGCTGGCCAGATGCTACAGAATCCTCTGTAGCCTGGACGACGGTTTGCGCCGTTTGCCCCTTGCCGCTCGGGCTGCCAACAGTCTGGTAATGCTCGCGCGGAAGCGCAGTACCGCGCGTCCACACGAACCGTAAGTCCTCGTCTTTACGTTCCGATTGGCTTGACAGGGCTCCCGTGTCCCGCTAGACTCTGCCCCACTCTGACGCACCGGACGACGCACGGTATGAGCCTTCCCGACCTCTCGGTCGATCCTCAGCTCGACACCTTCCCCAAGCTCGTCCGTCGCAATGCGGAGCAGCTCGGCGGCCGGGTCGCGATGCGGGAGAAAGATTTCGGCATCTGGCAGTCCTACACGTGGGCGAAGTACTTTGCCGAAGCGCGGCTCATCGGGCTGGGGCTGGCCGCGTTCGGCTTCGCCCGGGGCGACAAGGCCGCGATCATCGGTGACAACCGCCCCGAGCTCTACTGGGCGGTCATGGCCACCCAGGCTCTGGGCGGGGTGCCGGTCCCGATCTACCAGGACTCCAGCGAAAAGGAGCTGGCATACATCCTCGACCACGCCGAGGTCCGATTCGCGGTCGGGGAGGACCAGGAGCAGGTCGACAAGCTGCTCCGCGTGAAGCAGCAGTGTCGGGGGCTCGAGTGTGTGATCTACAAGAACCCCCGGGGCCTGCGGTCCTACGTCGAGCCCTCCTTGCTGAGCCTCGAGCAGGTGAAAGAGCGCGGCCGGCAGTTCGCCCTGGAGCATCCCGGCTACTTCGAGGACGAGCTGGCCAAGGGGATCGCCGACGACATCGCGGTCATCTGTTACACGTCGGGCACGACCGGAGCCCCCAAGGGGGCCATGCTCTCGTACCGGAACCTCATCGTGACCGCACGGAGCGCCGCCGAGACCGAAGGGTTGGGCTCCGACGAGAACATCCTGTCGTATCTACCGATGGCCTGGGTGGGCGATCATATCTTCTCCTACGCCCAGTCCGTGCTCGTGGGTTTCACCGCCAACTGTCCGGAGAGCGCGGCCACGGTGCTGGCGGACCTCCACGAGATCGCCCCGACCTATTTCTTCGCGCCGCCCGGCATCTGGGAGCGGATCCTCACCAACGTCATGGTTCGCATCGAGGACTGCGCCTGGCTCAAGCGCCGGCTGGTGGGGTTTTTCCTGCAGCTGGCCCAGACGGTCGAGCGGCAGCGCCTGTCCGGACAGCGCCCGTCGGCCTGGCGGCGGCTGCTCTATCCGCTGGGCGATCTGCTGGTCTACGGGCCCCTGCGCGACAACCTGGGGCTCCGGCGCGTGCGCCGCGCCTACACGGCGGGCGAGGCCATCGGGCCCGAGATCTTCGTGTTCTTCCGCGCGCTCGGCATCAACATGAAGCAGCTCTACGGCATGACCGAGGCCAGCGTGTTCATCACCATCCAGCGGGACGGCGATGTCCGGCTGGATACGGTCGGCACCCCCATTCCCGGCGTGCAGATTCGCGTCTCGCCGGAGGGCGAGGTGCTCTTCAGCAGCCCCGGCATCTTCCAGGGGTACTACAAGAATCCCGAGGCCACCCGCCAGACCCGGGACGACGGCTGGATGCGCACCGGGGACGCCGGCCTCATCGACCATGCCGGGCATCTGAAGATCATCGACCGCGCCCGCGACGTCGGCCGGCTCGCCGGGGGCACCCTGTTCTCCCCCAAGTACCTCGAGAACAAGCTCAAGTTCTCCCCTTACATCCGCGAGGCCGTCTGCGTGGGCCAGGACCGGCCCTGGGTCGTCGCCCTGATCAACATCGACCTGGCCGCCGTGGGGAACTGGGCCGAGCGCCGGAACATTACGTACACGAGCTATACCGATCTGGCCCAGAAATCCGAGGTTTACGACTTGATCCATCAGGAGGTCGTCCGGGTGAACCGCAGCCTGGCCGAGGACGAGGCCCTGCGGGGCGCCCAGATCCGAAAGTTCCTGATTCTCCACAAGGAGCTGGATCCCGACGACGAGGAGATCACCCGCACCCGCAAGGTGCGGCGCGGGTACATCGCCCGCAAGTACGAAACCCTGATCGAGGCCCTGTACTCGCAGCGCGACCGGGTGCAGGTCGAGGCCCAGGTGACCTACGAGGACGGCCGCACGGGCACGATCCGGGCCGATTTGAAGATCCGCCCGGTGGCGGACCTAGCCATGGAAGCCACCGGGTGACGGCCGGCGACGGCCGGCCGCTCCTAGAGGTGGAAGATGTCAGCGTCCGCTTCGGCGCGCTGGTGGCGCTGAATCGCGTCAGCCTGGCGGTCCGGCGGGGGGAGCTGCTCGCCATCATCGGGCCCAACGGCGCCGGCAAGACCACCCTGCTCAACGTGATCAGCGGCTTCTACCACCCTGCCACCGGCCGCATCCGCTTCCAGGGGCAGGATCGCACTCGCCTGCGGCCGCCCGACGTGGCCGCGCTCGGCATCGCCCGCACGTTCCAGAACGTGGCGCTGTTCAAGGGCATGACCGTGCTCGACAACATCATGACGGGCCGGGTGCTGAAGATGCGGGGGAGCTTCCTGCTCGACGCGCTCTGGTGGGGGCCGGCCAGGCGCCAGGAGCTCGCCCACCGGGCCTTCGTCGAGCGCATCATCGACTTCCTCGAGATCGAGGCCATTCGCAAGACGCCGGCTGGCCGCCTGCCTTACGGGCTGCAGAAGCGCGTGGAGCTGGCCCGGGCCCTGGCCGCCGAGCCCCAGCTCCTGCTGCTCGACGAGCCGATGGCGGGCATGAACGTCGAGGAGAAGGAGGACATGTGCCGCTTCATCCTCGACGTCAACGCCGAGTTCGGCACCACCATCGCCCTCATCGAGCACGACATGGGCGTGGTCATGGACATCTCGGACCGGGTAGCGGTGCTCGACTACGGACGCAAGATCGCCGAGGGAACGCCGGACGAGGTCCGCAAGGACCCCGCCGTGCTCGATGCCTACCTCGGGGTGCCCCATGAGTGAGGCCCTGTGGGCGGTGCTCGTCGGTCCCTTCCACGACATCGTCAGCGGGCCTGCCTTCTTCGTCGAAGTGCTCATCGGAGGCATCTTCGCCGGCCTCATGTACTCGCTGGTCGCCCTGGGCTTCGTGCTCATCTTCAAGGCCTCCGGCGTCTTCAACTTCGCCCAGGGGGTGATGGTCCTGTTCGCCGCCCTCACCCTGGTGGGCTTGCTCGAGCGGGCAGTGCCCGTCGTCCTGGCGCTGGCCCTCACCGCCGGCGTCATGGTGGCGCTGGCCTTCGTGATCGAGCGCGTGGTCCTGCGCCCCCTGGTCAACCAGGAGCACATCACCCTGTTCATGGCCACGATCGGGCTGACGTTCTTCCTGGAAGGGTTCGGCGAGATGCTCTGGGGATCGAACGTCAAGAAACTCGATATCGGCATCCCCGACACCTCGTTCATCGTCTCCGGGGTCCTGATCAACCGGCTGGAGCTCTGGGCGGCCATCACGGCCGGCGTGCTGGTCACCGTGCTGGCCGTCTTCTTTCACGGGACCCGCGTCGGGCGCGCGCTGCGGGCGGTGGCCGACGACCACGAGGCAGCGCTGAGCATCGGGATCCCCTTGTCGACCATCTGGGTGATCGTGTGGTCGGTGGCCGGCCTGGTGGCCATCGTGGCCGGCATCATGTGGGGCGCCAAGAGCGGCGTGCAGTTCAGCCTGTCGTTGATCGCCCTCAAGGCCCTGCCCGTCCTCATCCTGGGCGGCTTCACGTCCGTGCCCGGCGCCATCGTGGGCGGGCTGATCATCGGGGTGGGGGAGAAGCTCGGCGAAGTCTACTGGGGGCCGCTCGTCGGGGGCGCCATCGAGAACTGGTTCGCCTACGTGGTGGCCCTCGTGTTCCTGCTGTTCCGTCCCCAGGGCCTCTTCGGCGAGAGGATCATTGAACGTGTGTGATCACGCGTGGGGCGAAGCCCCCCTCCGAGCAACATGATTTATCGGGCCGCCGGGCAGTTCAAGACGACCTACGCTGCCGACCAGGCGATCTTTCCCATCGCCCAGGACCGCGTGGTCGTGTTGCTGGCCGTCGTGGCCGCGTTCGTCGTTCCGCCCCTCCTGGCCGATGAGTACTGGCTGCAGGCCGTCCTCATTCCTTTCCTCGTCTATTCGCTGGCGGCGCTCGGGTTGAATCTACTGACCGGCTATGCCGGCCAGCTCTCGCTGGGCACGGGGGGATTCATGGCCGTGGGCGCCTACAGCGCCTTCAAGCTCACCCTGGCCTTTCCCCACGTCAACATCGTGGCGGTCTTCCTTGCCTCCGGGCTCATCGCCGCCGCGGTCGGGCTCCTCTTCGGCATCCCCAGCCTGCGCATCAAGGGCTTCTACCTGGCCGTGGCCACCCTGGCCGCCCAGTTCTTCCTGATCTGGCTGTTCAACAAGGTGCCCTGGTTCGTCGACTACGCCCCTTCGGGCACCATCACCGCGCCGCCGCGCAGCGTGCTGGGCGTGATGGTGACCGGCCCCGAGGCCACGGCCGGGGCGCGCTATGTCATGGCCCTGGCGTTTGTGGCCGTCTTCGCCCTGGTCGCCAAGAACCTGGTCCGGGGCCGGCTCGGGCGGTCCTGGATGGCCATCCGCGACCGGGATATCGCCGCCGAGATCATCGGCATACGCCCGCTGCGGACCAAGCTCCTGGCTTTCGGTATCAGCTCGTTCTACTGCGGGATGGCCGGCGCCGAGCTCGTGTTCCTGTACCTGGGCAGCGCCGAGACCCTCGCCTTCGATGTCAGCGTGTCGTTTCTCGTTCTGTTCATGGTCATCATCGGCGGTCTGGGCAGCATCCTCGGCTCGTTCCTGGGCGCGGCCTTCATCGTGCTGGTCCCGATCTTCCTGGCCAACCTGCCGCACCTGCTCGGCATCGACATGTCCACGGCGCTCCAGAAGCAGATCGAGCTGATGATCTTCGGCGGGCTGATCATCTTCTTCCTGATCGTCGAGCCCCACGGGCTGGCCCGGCTCTGGCAGATCACCAAGGAAAAGCTGCGTCTCTGGCCGTTCCCCCACTAACCGGAGAGGAGAAAACCATGACGCGGAGAACGCTCTCCACCGTCCTGCTGGCCGCCGCCGTGGCCCTGGCGCCGCTCACCGGCCCGGCCCTGGCCCAGGACAAGACGATCTTCATCCCGCTCCTGGTCTACCGGACGGGACCCTACGCGCCCAGCGGCGTTCCTGCGGCCAACGGCTTCAACGACTACTTCAATCTCGTCAACGAGCGCGACGGCGGCATCAACGGCGTCAAGATTGCCTTCGAGGAGTGCGAGACCCAGTACGACACCAAGCAAGGGGTCGAGTGCTACGAGCGCCTGAAGGCCAGGAACCCGGTGCTGGTCAATCCCTTCAGC is a genomic window of Candidatus Methylomirabilota bacterium containing:
- a CDS encoding methyltransferase domain-containing protein, which encodes MDYDAMATTYESLEPWYEHLYDTLHAIVRAELTPPGEPRGRALDAGCGTGFQAAVLASLGYRTHGLDVSAGLLAVARRRRPSIVLARGDIESLPYARETFDAVTCCGSTLSYVHAPARALAEIGRVLRPEGLLLLECEHRWSLDLLWEAISSLTGDSLGYGLHPRDVWRHLGARGEAGCRLPYPGYGTIRLFSVREIRAWLDAAGLEPVGMWGIHVLTNVIPSTVLHRQRLAGPLARCYRILCSLDDGLRRLPLAARAANSLVMLARKRSTARPHEP
- a CDS encoding NCS2 family permease translates to MPPASAPPTALATEIRAGITTFMVMAYIIFVNPLILGFANVPGLEGRGLPFAATLTVTCFTAGVLSIAMGLFTNYPLAMAPGMGLNAVVAFELVAGRGLTWPQAMTVVFLEGVVITILVLTRFREAMMNAVPLALKRAISVGIGLFIAFIGFFTSGFVVKPAAGPLPVGLGSLTGLPTAVFLAGFVLTAWLLARRVQGALLIGILGTTVLAIALNGLVAGWQGFPTPGAATLPAAIVQLPDFSTFGRLDFGLVARLGVLTAVLVVFSVMLSDFFDTMGTIIGVGGKGGYLDSEGRLPRVNRVLLVDSLGAIFGGYANASSNTTYVESAAGVAEGARTGAAAVVVGVLFLLAMFFSPLAAVIPAQATAPALILAGFYMMTVAREIVWDDYEEAVPAFVTMLAMPFTWSITNGIGAGFVTYVAIKVLSGRGGQVHWMLYLASAAFLVYFALPGLE
- a CDS encoding AMP-binding protein; protein product: MSLPDLSVDPQLDTFPKLVRRNAEQLGGRVAMREKDFGIWQSYTWAKYFAEARLIGLGLAAFGFARGDKAAIIGDNRPELYWAVMATQALGGVPVPIYQDSSEKELAYILDHAEVRFAVGEDQEQVDKLLRVKQQCRGLECVIYKNPRGLRSYVEPSLLSLEQVKERGRQFALEHPGYFEDELAKGIADDIAVICYTSGTTGAPKGAMLSYRNLIVTARSAAETEGLGSDENILSYLPMAWVGDHIFSYAQSVLVGFTANCPESAATVLADLHEIAPTYFFAPPGIWERILTNVMVRIEDCAWLKRRLVGFFLQLAQTVERQRLSGQRPSAWRRLLYPLGDLLVYGPLRDNLGLRRVRRAYTAGEAIGPEIFVFFRALGINMKQLYGMTEASVFITIQRDGDVRLDTVGTPIPGVQIRVSPEGEVLFSSPGIFQGYYKNPEATRQTRDDGWMRTGDAGLIDHAGHLKIIDRARDVGRLAGGTLFSPKYLENKLKFSPYIREAVCVGQDRPWVVALINIDLAAVGNWAERRNITYTSYTDLAQKSEVYDLIHQEVVRVNRSLAEDEALRGAQIRKFLILHKELDPDDEEITRTRKVRRGYIARKYETLIEALYSQRDRVQVEAQVTYEDGRTGTIRADLKIRPVADLAMEATG
- a CDS encoding DUF4242 domain-containing protein, which translates into the protein MAVYMVERDLKGITMDQLATAQKAAIQTGKDMSSQGQAVRYIRSTFVPGEGRCMCLFEAPSQQAVKELNERAKLPFSRIVEAMDLTP
- a CDS encoding enoyl-CoA hydratase/isomerase family protein, translated to MTTSPVTYDTHAGVARITLNRPSVLNALDAELSLALADHAAAAAADRAVGLVIVRGAGRAFCSGIDRTALAEGRIDEAFYRHWIRALNTLEDMPKLVLAVLHGYCLGGGLQLALACDLRLATDDAIIGLGATRHGLIPDGAVLRLARVVGLGRAKELALLNDTVPPAEARGMGLLNWVCPAADLDGTVEQVVAKSRSASPTAVGHTKRLLHESFHSDPRAMIEALVRAQDDCMTSWEIAEANRAWQEKREAVFYPRPVGRPR
- a CDS encoding deoxyhypusine synthase family protein is translated as MSDGSRGAPGPIRAPMRLVEVDGQAGTVSALLGRMRQSAFQGRKLGEAFEVWQRIIDGHGLIAIGLAGSMSSAGLGPLVAWLVERGYVDLVVSTAANVTEDLLEQRASRFYQVDPEHVDDAALLERRLYRFYDHVVSASDYDAMEDFTADFFEHLAHRWPRSTIPAVRLMYEFGQWLDDQGLSGAIAATCARHGVPLFLPAAVDGPLSEGYRTAKAKGPVADFFKDYEIALAMMERFMQPGLGTAAIFLGGGVPKDFIQITATSVCAIRGHGTSPHLAAIQITTDNTVFGGLGGASVASECISWGKESPAGLNVMVFTDFTIALPLLCQGLLEHYGPDHVRPARATIAPALRTILNDASR